A region from the Lentimonas sp. CC4 genome encodes:
- a CDS encoding Amuc_1100 family pilus-like protein has translation MGLFKKNPVFCILCAVGVLAFVGGTALVVMESGKLATSKRQVESADSQIKGLLYATPAPTSENVQAAQKNAEELNAKLQSMRDDLQRGSRLTVSSDGTRVMAGLQRYMSSHRRRVANHKNSDGVKAEIVVPNGFAFGFEKYASETKISDDAAIIPQLDKQRQILRYILDQLIKSDPAGIQVVEREVLEQSATADGGFKINPAISARVPGAIDTLAFRVTFTGYTPSLRKFLNKLAEFELPLVVRSVEVDRPTVSAAGAKKKGKKAASNIDDIFSVFGGASSSADKPAETKSAANKTPVISDTESSFTVTLEFIEIILPSNSEENSN, from the coding sequence ATGGGTTTATTTAAGAAAAATCCCGTATTCTGCATCCTCTGTGCTGTTGGTGTGCTCGCTTTTGTGGGTGGCACTGCGCTGGTGGTGATGGAGTCCGGCAAGTTAGCTACGTCGAAGCGGCAAGTAGAGAGTGCAGATAGCCAAATCAAAGGTCTATTATATGCGACTCCTGCTCCGACTTCGGAAAATGTGCAAGCCGCGCAGAAAAATGCAGAAGAGTTAAATGCCAAGCTGCAAAGTATGCGAGATGACTTGCAACGTGGCTCACGTCTCACGGTTTCCAGTGATGGCACGCGTGTGATGGCTGGCTTGCAACGGTATATGTCAAGTCACCGGAGACGGGTTGCGAATCATAAGAATTCGGATGGCGTAAAGGCTGAGATTGTAGTGCCGAATGGTTTTGCATTTGGCTTTGAGAAATACGCATCTGAGACGAAAATCTCAGATGATGCAGCTATTATTCCGCAGTTGGATAAGCAGCGTCAGATCCTACGTTATATTTTAGATCAGCTTATTAAGTCTGACCCTGCTGGAATTCAAGTAGTGGAACGTGAAGTATTGGAGCAATCAGCAACTGCAGATGGTGGGTTTAAGATTAATCCAGCCATTTCGGCTCGCGTCCCTGGCGCCATTGATACGCTCGCGTTTCGTGTCACTTTTACTGGGTATACCCCGTCGTTACGCAAGTTTTTGAATAAGCTGGCAGAGTTCGAATTGCCACTCGTTGTGCGCAGTGTCGAAGTCGATCGCCCGACTGTGAGTGCCGCAGGCGCAAAGAAGAAGGGCAAGAAGGCGGCCAGTAATATCGACGACATTTTCAGTGTCTTTGGTGGCGCTTCTTCGAGTGCTGACAAGCCAGCCGAAACCAAGTCGGCAGCAAACAAAACCCCTGTTATTTCTGACACGGAATCTAGCTTTACCGTGACTCTTGAATTTATCGAAATCATCCTGCCCTCTAATTCCGAGGAGAACTCAAACTAA
- the pilM gene encoding pilus assembly protein PilM produces the protein MSSSKRLIINCGASRVTAAVISSHGGSLQVDKLVTEDLQYDLSNEDAILPSIGEALKALAHTHKLSGKATLIVPGNQILTKTIRIPHIEEAKRAQIIAFEAQQNIPYPLHEVVWDSQVVGDDGVETEVLFIAAKSSMVDEFCGYVSAAGFTVDSISAATVLDYNTLQFAYPELDDDVLLINIGARSTNLLFRNPDGFFVRNIQLGGNSLTQNIADSLGKPFAQAEAVKHKFFAEDNGYSADDSGAKLLTSCSESFMRRMSQEITRSIVNYRRQKGGAAPKRILLNGRGSLLKGLAEQLSTTQKVEVEFFDPLQNVTLDGSIDTEMEVLRLQTSEIIGEACRDMIPNAAGVNLLPEAIQSAMAFSRKKPFILLAAACLALAPFPVLVAYMNANAAYSDQVQTIQAELQPLQSSQAQIRKFQEQAEATSQAIQRVEGLVNSKSNWIKFFAELQGSLHLAEDVWLDKLNVLREAAADGQSSYEVVVEGQLLVRDSANGVEDVDVDALTEQLKKLRSSFEDSEFIVSSHSPVVTWTKLQDEGLNVLPFTINLVVDAAKPL, from the coding sequence ATGAGTAGTTCTAAACGGTTAATTATAAATTGTGGTGCCAGTCGAGTGACTGCTGCCGTTATCTCATCGCATGGTGGGAGTCTTCAGGTCGACAAGTTGGTTACGGAAGACCTCCAATACGACTTGTCAAATGAAGACGCGATCTTACCGAGTATTGGAGAGGCGCTTAAGGCCCTTGCTCATACTCATAAGCTTTCCGGTAAGGCGACGTTGATTGTTCCTGGCAATCAGATCCTTACTAAGACGATCCGTATTCCGCATATTGAAGAAGCGAAACGTGCGCAGATCATCGCATTTGAGGCGCAGCAAAACATTCCATATCCGCTACATGAAGTGGTATGGGATAGCCAAGTCGTCGGCGATGACGGCGTGGAGACGGAGGTGCTTTTCATTGCGGCTAAGTCCAGCATGGTGGATGAGTTTTGTGGCTACGTCTCTGCGGCCGGATTTACAGTCGATAGCATTAGTGCTGCGACGGTGCTCGACTACAATACGCTGCAATTCGCCTACCCCGAGTTGGATGACGATGTGTTACTGATCAACATCGGCGCGCGTTCGACGAATCTACTTTTTCGCAATCCGGATGGTTTCTTTGTGCGTAACATTCAGTTGGGTGGTAATTCACTCACGCAAAACATTGCTGATAGTCTCGGTAAGCCATTTGCACAAGCTGAGGCGGTGAAGCATAAGTTCTTTGCTGAGGATAATGGTTACTCTGCGGATGATTCAGGTGCGAAACTGCTGACATCCTGCTCTGAGTCGTTCATGCGCCGCATGAGCCAAGAAATTACACGTTCGATCGTGAACTACCGCCGCCAGAAGGGTGGCGCTGCTCCAAAGCGTATTTTGCTGAATGGACGTGGTTCGCTCCTGAAGGGATTGGCGGAACAACTCTCGACAACTCAAAAAGTCGAGGTTGAGTTCTTTGATCCACTTCAAAACGTGACCTTGGATGGTTCGATTGATACTGAGATGGAAGTGCTACGCTTGCAAACGAGTGAGATCATCGGTGAAGCGTGTCGCGATATGATTCCGAATGCTGCGGGTGTGAATTTGCTGCCGGAAGCGATTCAGTCTGCGATGGCATTCTCTCGGAAGAAGCCATTTATTCTCTTAGCTGCGGCCTGTCTTGCATTGGCGCCGTTCCCAGTCCTTGTCGCATATATGAATGCGAATGCTGCGTATTCGGATCAAGTGCAGACGATTCAGGCGGAACTTCAGCCGTTACAGTCGAGCCAAGCTCAAATTCGCAAATTCCAAGAACAAGCGGAGGCGACCAGTCAAGCGATTCAACGTGTCGAAGGTTTAGTGAATTCGAAATCGAATTGGATTAAGTTTTTCGCTGAGTTGCAAGGGAGCCTGCACCTCGCAGAAGACGTTTGGTTGGATAAGCTGAACGTCCTGCGTGAAGCGGCAGCCGATGGTCAGTCCTCTTATGAAGTCGTTGTCGAAGGGCAGTTACTGGTGCGTGATTCTGCAAATGGTGTAGAGGACGTCGATGTGGATGCATTAACTGAGCAGCTGAAAAAACTGCGTTCTAGCTTCGAAGATTCTGAATTTATTGTGTCCTCTCATTCGCCTGTCGTTACATGGACGAAGTTGCAAGATGAAGGCCTCAATGTTCTCCCTTTCACTATTAACTTGGTCGTGGATGCGGCTAAACCACTATAA
- a CDS encoding NUDIX domain-containing protein — protein MTTPLPFKISALIFIRNAKGEHLLIQRLKSPNKGCWSPIGGKLDMATGESPYECARREAHEEVGLELSDTDLHCFGYVSEKSYEGAGHWLMFLFDCRISTDSLPCAIDEGHFEFFSRDAIDQLKIPETDHTLIWPYFDKYHESFIGLRANCDPEGKLTVIEELQLPQD, from the coding sequence ATGACCACGCCACTTCCTTTTAAAATAAGCGCACTCATCTTCATCCGTAACGCAAAAGGCGAACATCTCCTGATACAGCGATTAAAATCTCCTAATAAAGGCTGCTGGAGCCCCATTGGCGGCAAGCTCGACATGGCTACTGGCGAATCTCCTTACGAATGCGCCCGCCGTGAAGCACACGAAGAAGTCGGCCTCGAGCTTTCCGACACCGACCTGCACTGCTTCGGCTACGTCTCCGAAAAAAGCTACGAAGGCGCAGGCCATTGGCTGATGTTTCTCTTCGATTGCCGCATTTCGACTGACAGCCTGCCCTGCGCAATCGATGAAGGACACTTTGAATTCTTCAGCCGCGATGCGATTGACCAACTGAAGATTCCCGAAACCGACCACACCTTGATCTGGCCCTATTTTGACAAATACCACGAAAGCTTCATCGGCCTACGAGCCAACTGTGATCCAGAGGGTAAACTAACTGTAATTGAAGAGCTACAACTCCCTCAAGACTAA
- the recF gene encoding DNA replication and repair protein RecF (All proteins in this family for which functions are known are DNA-binding proteins that assist the filamentation of RecA onto DNA for the initiation of recombination or recombinational repair.): MRFLNLRVQDFRNVEFAELDLSANRTFLLGANGQGKSNLLEALGLVTALRSFRTQSMSALPRQGCDGSFAAVYEIEHDVEGRTELELHAGKSGRSVKIDGERVSRLGDFIGRFPVVPLSSGDLMLLRGSPAERRRFVDLTLSAIDPSYYHALRNYHRGVAERNRLLKKGGSAAELSAFEAEIAPHAVAVSTKRRAEMQRLREVLIAVYADIAELDEGPELEFKVNAACPDVESVSRMLHDGRKRDEIMGSTQKGPHRDDFNLSLSIGGAKEYASDGQQRGLCVALRIAQARIFQERLGLTPVLLADDVLGELDPYRKAGFWRACPPELQIIATGTELPEASSEWAIWKVTNGQFTR; the protein is encoded by the coding sequence ATGCGTTTTCTAAATCTCCGTGTGCAGGATTTTCGTAATGTTGAGTTTGCGGAGCTGGATCTATCGGCGAACCGCACCTTTCTGCTCGGTGCGAACGGGCAGGGGAAATCGAATTTGCTAGAGGCACTTGGGCTGGTGACCGCGCTGCGCTCGTTTCGAACACAGAGTATGTCGGCATTGCCGCGGCAGGGCTGTGATGGTTCGTTTGCTGCGGTGTATGAAATCGAGCACGATGTTGAAGGCCGAACGGAGCTGGAGCTACATGCTGGCAAGTCGGGGCGCAGTGTGAAGATCGATGGCGAGCGTGTTTCGCGGTTGGGGGACTTCATTGGGCGGTTCCCTGTGGTGCCATTAAGCTCGGGCGATTTGATGTTACTGCGTGGTTCACCTGCGGAGCGTAGGCGTTTTGTGGATCTGACTCTTTCAGCGATTGATCCGAGCTATTATCATGCGCTGCGGAACTATCATCGTGGCGTGGCGGAGCGCAATCGACTGCTGAAGAAGGGGGGGAGTGCCGCGGAGTTGTCGGCGTTTGAGGCTGAGATTGCACCGCATGCGGTCGCTGTCTCGACTAAGCGTCGTGCCGAGATGCAGCGTTTGCGCGAAGTGTTGATTGCGGTGTATGCAGATATTGCTGAGTTGGATGAAGGGCCCGAGTTAGAGTTTAAGGTCAATGCCGCGTGCCCCGATGTGGAATCGGTGAGCCGAATGCTGCACGATGGTCGCAAGCGCGATGAGATCATGGGCTCGACGCAGAAGGGGCCACACCGTGATGACTTCAATCTCTCTTTAAGCATTGGTGGCGCGAAAGAGTATGCCTCTGACGGTCAGCAGCGTGGGCTTTGTGTCGCGCTGCGTATCGCGCAGGCACGGATCTTTCAGGAGCGCCTCGGGCTGACTCCTGTTTTGTTGGCCGACGATGTGTTGGGCGAGCTCGACCCGTATCGTAAGGCCGGGTTTTGGCGTGCCTGTCCGCCCGAGCTTCAGATCATCGCGACTGGCACAGAGTTGCCAGAAGCGAGTTCAGAATGGGCGATCTGGAAAGTGACGAATGGGCAATTTACTCGTTAG
- a CDS encoding aminotransferase class V-fold PLP-dependent enzyme, with protein MECCFFDYNATSPLRPEARAAWLAATDDLWLNPSSPYRAAARVHAHLNAARARVAELFEVAPERVVFNSGATEGNNAVFAHWAATLPADARVAVSPTEHPSVVEAAKQTFGERVDWLMLDVHGAVDLAALQELLNQGKVMALSVMAANNETGILNDWQRIAEECRAQGVQAHCDASQWIGKLPLSGLGAGDFVTGCAHKFGGPRGVGLVLLPEANAGFTSLLGGAQESGHRAGTEDVAGVLAMVAALEEVEHGSAEGRDIFLEELSQVMPSVEVVGLEVERLWNTALLILPEFASVRWIRALERRGFLVSAGSACSTGKQGASPVLAAMGLEADVMRRVLRVSSGWTTSVEDWRALAVAIVECYATLRSEADRSPSTVISI; from the coding sequence ATGGAGTGCTGCTTTTTTGATTATAATGCGACCTCACCATTGCGGCCTGAGGCGCGTGCGGCGTGGTTAGCGGCTACAGATGACCTTTGGTTGAATCCGTCGAGTCCCTATCGTGCGGCGGCTCGGGTGCATGCACATTTAAATGCAGCGCGTGCGCGTGTTGCGGAGTTATTTGAAGTGGCTCCCGAGCGTGTGGTGTTCAACTCCGGTGCAACTGAGGGGAACAATGCTGTATTTGCGCATTGGGCGGCGACGTTGCCTGCGGATGCGCGGGTCGCGGTGAGTCCGACGGAGCATCCGAGTGTGGTGGAGGCGGCGAAGCAGACCTTTGGCGAGCGTGTGGATTGGTTGATGCTCGATGTGCACGGTGCAGTGGATCTCGCGGCGCTGCAGGAATTGCTCAATCAAGGCAAGGTCATGGCTTTGTCAGTTATGGCGGCGAATAATGAGACTGGGATTTTAAATGACTGGCAGCGCATCGCAGAGGAATGTCGCGCGCAAGGGGTGCAGGCTCATTGTGATGCGTCGCAATGGATCGGTAAGTTGCCGCTGTCGGGCTTGGGCGCTGGTGATTTTGTGACGGGGTGCGCACATAAATTTGGTGGGCCGCGAGGTGTCGGGCTGGTTTTGCTGCCAGAGGCGAATGCGGGTTTTACGTCGCTGCTCGGCGGTGCGCAGGAGTCTGGGCATCGTGCGGGCACAGAGGATGTGGCTGGCGTCTTAGCAATGGTCGCTGCTTTGGAGGAGGTGGAGCATGGCTCCGCTGAGGGGCGGGACATCTTTCTCGAGGAACTCAGTCAGGTGATGCCATCGGTTGAGGTGGTCGGGCTTGAGGTGGAGCGCTTGTGGAATACGGCGCTGTTGATCTTGCCTGAGTTTGCCAGTGTGCGCTGGATACGTGCGTTGGAGAGGCGCGGCTTTTTAGTCTCAGCTGGTTCGGCGTGTTCGACGGGCAAGCAGGGGGCGTCGCCAGTGCTTGCGGCGATGGGGCTGGAGGCAGATGTGATGCGCCGAGTGCTACGCGTCAGTTCTGGATGGACGACAAGCGTGGAGGATTGGCGGGCGTTGGCCGTGGCGATCGTCGAATGCTACGCGACGCTTCGGTCAGAGGCGGATCGTTCACCATCGACGGTGATTTCGATTTAA
- a CDS encoding LysM peptidoglycan-binding domain-containing protein: protein MLLVSACTPSGVEVVGETDEKQYQLAKGYQGQGRTEDALSAFLRVIDARRDAPESHFEAGYIYLHSMKDPVRAIYHFERYLQFKPQAPQATQVRQLIETAQKEFARQLPAQPYQGDLDRIDLMELVKSLKVENDSLKRDLVAAEKRVQQLENVVGGARRVPTAQTTVTQSLQQTRQPVQPQATAPAPDPASAPRSYTVQSGDSLSGISRKVYGTPSRWIDIYQANRDRLSSENALKVGQDLRIP from the coding sequence TTGCTCCTCGTTTCTGCCTGCACGCCTAGTGGCGTTGAAGTGGTGGGCGAGACGGATGAGAAACAGTATCAGTTAGCCAAGGGGTATCAGGGGCAAGGTCGCACGGAAGATGCGTTGAGTGCTTTTCTGCGTGTGATTGATGCGCGGCGTGATGCGCCAGAGTCTCATTTCGAGGCCGGCTATATCTATTTGCATTCGATGAAAGATCCAGTGCGTGCGATTTACCATTTCGAGCGCTACTTACAGTTTAAACCACAGGCACCACAAGCGACGCAGGTGCGTCAATTGATCGAAACCGCACAGAAGGAATTTGCACGGCAATTGCCTGCTCAGCCGTATCAGGGGGATCTCGATCGGATTGATTTGATGGAGCTCGTGAAGAGTTTGAAGGTCGAGAACGATAGTTTGAAGCGTGATTTAGTGGCTGCTGAAAAGCGCGTGCAGCAGTTGGAAAATGTCGTGGGTGGTGCACGACGTGTGCCGACTGCGCAGACAACGGTGACGCAGTCGCTCCAGCAGACTCGACAGCCGGTGCAGCCGCAAGCGACGGCGCCGGCTCCCGATCCGGCGAGCGCGCCACGTAGCTATACGGTGCAGTCCGGCGATTCGCTCAGCGGTATTAGTCGCAAGGTGTATGGCACGCCGTCGCGTTGGATCGATATTTATCAGGCAAATCGCGACCGTCTCTCGAGTGAGAATGCGCTGAAGGTCGGGCAGGATCTTCGTATCCCGTAA
- a CDS encoding zinc-dependent alcohol dehydrogenase family protein, whose product MTLQKAICHHEFGKPLEVLRLEEVEQQEPAAGEVRVRLLAATINPSDYGMIGGSYGRLRELPAVAGREGVGVIDALGQDVSSVEVGARVRFPEEGAWQETACIPVADLQMVPNDVPVEQAAISFINPPTAYCLLKKIVDLAPGSWVVQNAGNSAVGLSVIQMAKAMGFKTISQVRREELVEPLKAMGADHVVVEGSGWPKQVKELTGGEPIQLALNSIGGASASDQIKALGEGGTHVTFGGMVGDLVRFPTRFLIFNDVRLIGFWWDKWCKKLGAEGRDEVMSAVYAMMRDGTVKLPIEETYSFEQFADALKHDKQPRLGKVLLKP is encoded by the coding sequence ATGACACTACAAAAAGCGATTTGTCACCATGAGTTTGGAAAACCTCTAGAGGTATTACGACTGGAAGAGGTCGAGCAACAGGAGCCTGCTGCGGGTGAAGTTCGGGTGCGTTTGTTAGCGGCGACGATTAACCCGTCGGATTATGGTATGATCGGCGGTAGCTACGGACGTTTGCGTGAGTTGCCTGCAGTCGCTGGGCGTGAGGGTGTTGGCGTGATTGATGCGCTGGGGCAAGACGTGTCGAGTGTGGAAGTGGGGGCGCGTGTTCGCTTTCCCGAAGAGGGTGCTTGGCAAGAAACGGCCTGCATCCCTGTGGCGGACTTGCAAATGGTGCCGAATGATGTGCCTGTTGAGCAGGCGGCGATTTCTTTTATTAACCCACCGACAGCATATTGCTTGCTGAAGAAGATCGTGGATCTGGCTCCAGGCAGTTGGGTGGTGCAAAATGCAGGTAATTCCGCTGTGGGGTTGAGTGTGATTCAGATGGCGAAGGCGATGGGCTTTAAGACTATTAGTCAGGTGCGCCGTGAGGAGCTGGTTGAACCGTTGAAGGCAATGGGCGCCGACCATGTCGTCGTTGAAGGCAGTGGTTGGCCGAAGCAGGTGAAGGAGTTGACTGGCGGAGAGCCGATCCAGTTGGCACTAAACTCTATCGGCGGTGCGAGTGCGAGTGATCAAATCAAGGCGTTGGGCGAAGGCGGCACGCATGTGACTTTTGGCGGTATGGTGGGCGACCTCGTTCGTTTTCCGACTCGTTTCCTTATTTTTAATGATGTGCGCTTGATCGGATTCTGGTGGGATAAGTGGTGCAAGAAGCTGGGAGCTGAAGGCCGCGATGAGGTAATGAGTGCGGTGTATGCTATGATGCGCGATGGCACTGTGAAGCTGCCAATTGAGGAAACGTATTCGTTTGAGCAATTCGCTGACGCTTTGAAGCACGATAAGCAGCCACGCTTGGGCAAGGTCTTGCTCAAGCCTTAG